The stretch of DNA TTAACGGCCCGCGTCAGCGTGGAAATGCGGGGGACCGGCGgtgccgcagcctcggcggcgccggtcgagcccaccgcgccgccgcccccctggTGCGGGCCTCGCGACGACGAAACGgagccgcatgcgcgactCTGACGGGAGTCggccgaggcagccgcgcccgccgtctccgGCGAGGGCCGCCGGTTGCGACTCGTGGACCCGGGAGCGGGCACGGGTTCAGGAGGCGCTGTGTGCATCCCAGGCGGCTTCTGTCGCTCTAGCGAAGgcgccagcggaggcgcatACATCGCCGGACCAGCTCCAGCTGTGGcactctgctgcggcgggcaTGCTGACCCAAAGGACCCGCCGAACGCCTGCGGAAAACTGTCTCCGTCCCTGCTCGGAggcagcgcgtctgcggtcCTCTGGGAGGCGTTCTCTCCAAGCGACGACCCGCGGACGTCGCCTtgagcggaagacgcgctgccgcgctgaGCCACTGACGCTGCCCCCGTCTGCGCCTGACCCTGCGCCGCCAACAGCGAGGTCTGCGCCGACCACCTCGCCACCCCCAGGTCCTCGGAAGACTCCGCAACCTGATGAACTGCCATGCTCTCTAGGGGCAGCATGACTTCTCGCTCCCTCGCGAGCTCAGCCGGAAGGTGGCCTGCGGCTGACTGCCCGTAGCACGCTCcacccgcgccgccttgACCGCCCacgggcgcgggaggcgccccCGCTGTATGGCGGAGGCCTGCTTGGAGCGCGCCCGGCACAGCGGAAGgagccgtcgcctgcgccgccgcgctggtcGGTGGAGCGGGCTGTGTATCCCCGAAGGCAGCCCTCAGGCCGTCCGCCCGCGAGGGCACGTGACTCGATTGCGTTGCCGGCGCTGGGGTGTCAGGCGCGGCCGGAGCAAgagccggctgcggcgcgcctccaccgTGCGGCTGCTGGACCTCCCCGTTGAATCCTGGAAACGAAGACAAGCACGCCTCTCTGGCCCCCCCCTGCAGCCCCCTGTCGCCTACGCGGGGCTGACGTCCTTCTTGCCCCCCTCCCTGCTGCTGCAAAAACGCCGGAGCCGCGCTGGGGTGAGTTTGATCCGCGGTCGACGCGTGATACAGTGACTGTCCTGCTTGCGCGGCTGGCTGCTGAACGGGAGTCAGcgatggcggcgccgcgacactctgcgcacgcggcggggCCGTTCCCTCTGGCATGATATTTCCATCCACAGGGTAACTCGGGACGGTTGAACTCGGCGGCTGAGCGAAACCGGCGCTCACTGGAGTGACGCCTGGGGGAGGCGCGTAGCCGGCTTGCGGCGCACAAGGGTCACTGGGAAGACTGGATACTGGGTCCGCTCCAAACGACGAACCATacgccgccggcggtgcAACGCCAGCATGTGGCGTCGAGTGAGAAAAATACTGCTGAGGAGGGGCACTggtctgctgcggctgcaacATCTGCTGTTGTGACCAGCTCACGGCAGCCTGTTGGTCGGCATAGGACGGTGTGtgagaagcgaaggcgcctgctTGTGGTTGTTGGGCCTGCACTtgaggcgagaaggccgacgCGACTCCAGGCTGCAGCGTCTGTTGCTGCAGACCCGGCTCTGAGGCCACTTCGCCATTGCAGACAGAAGAGGCGTAGTACGAGGGATAGGGCTGCTGCATTTTCccggggcgacgcgccgcgttGTTGGCGCCGTTCTCGAGGCTTCATACACGATACAAACGTCTCCGTCGTAGTGCTGGCTTCAACCACTCCCCCACTGCCTgtgtcgcgctgcgccgcgcgtgtaCGAGATGCAACGTGGAAAAACCACACGTGGCACGCacagcagaggcggacggcATACGTGAGTTAAAACCTTAGCGGTAAGAACGGGTCATGCGGAAGCGGGAGTGGACAATGAGGGAGACGTCCGGGAGAGGCACGGCGAGCTTTGTCGCAGTGGAATGGTACATGAAGGGAAAGGAAAAACGCGGGAAAGCGTGAGGCTTGCTGCTCgcatgcgcgggcgcgtcacTGTAAAAAAAGTTGAGGACCACGCGCATGGAATTTGGCGGGTCGCACAACCTAGTGCTGCAACAGTTCTTTCACCACGCCACAGCAAGTACCCCTGAAGGGCAGCTTCGTTCACTGCATGCTTTTACACGGTCCGGACTCGTAGTTAGGCGCATCTCACGACGCATGCAACTAAAACGGTGAATGGAAACAAGATCTGCCCACTTTCTGGACAGAAGCGCAAAGAGGAATTCAGATTGGAATACTCTGAGACTGACAGAATAGCGACGGGAGGGCCAACTGCTCTGTTCGGCGAGCCCCGTGAAGAAAGTTGCAACAAACAGTGCGAGCGCCGGAGCTGAAAAGAGGGAGGGACCTAAGTGTTAGGTGCCTGGTTCGAGAGCTTAATACGGGTGAGGATACGAGGAACGAAGACAAGAGCGAGGTATGGGTGGCATTAGACTGCGTAATCGATGGGCAGAATTCAGGGACGTACGGCGAAGAAAGACAGCGGTACGCTGTCGTTGGGACGCAAGAACGGTAGAGTGCGTTCCAGCTACATAGTTTCCTTCGCTTTACAAAACAGAAAATGACAGAATGATGCAGAATCGTCAGAACACCACCACAGTGTGTCTACGAGGGCACAACAGAACGGAGAAGGTGTGGGTGTCGGTTGCCTGAATAAAACCTGCTTTGTGGTAGCGGGTATCTCTCCTTCCCCTACAATACTCAAACTCCTACGATGTCTTGTCCGGATGGCCCTCCCTCGTATTGCGAAATCGCAGTCGTCTGAAATAACTGAAAGAGAAATGAAAAGCCGTCCGCTGTTTTCGCATTCCAGAAAGGTGTAAGCGGGTCCTACAAACCCTCACGCAGGATAAGTCACCACGGTCTCGTAGATCGTTTCCCATGTACCCGTAAACTGAAGTTTTGCCGCGGCACGGGCACAGATGAGCAGCCAACAGACACCAGAAAGACCAAAAAGACGGGGGAAAATGTGATGGGCGAAGATCGAGTGTGCTttgccgcggccgcaaggTTGGTGCACTGGGACGAACTCTCTTTCATCGACGTCACCCTTGTGACTTCTGCACTGGGGGTGCATGCAACGGCGTGACATACTGTCTCACCGCGTCTGGAGAGCGGACGCCAtttctgcatatatatatttttggCAGTATACTTCGAAGATTAATGGGTGAATCACTCACACACCAATCAAAAAGGGATTACTTATCTTTGACAAAGGGCATCCGAATGGTTCTATGTAACACGCTCGCGCGGGCAACGCGTGATACAGCTTCCAGCTTCCACAACGCGTGGTACGCAGACCCTTGACGCTGGACAGTAGATTATTCCTCCGTAAAACTGGCACGCCGCTGTATGACGGCTGCTATACTGTCACAGGCCAGTACAAATAACATATTCTGGAACTATCAACCTGTATCAGAGCCTCTGGCCCGGCCCGTCTTCGCCAGGGAGCCGGCAGGCCGGCATCGTCCCTAGCTCCATCGAAGGATGGTGCCGGCTTCGACGGTGGAAACAAAAGGAAACGCCCTTCGACGAAGATGCAAGACCCTTCGACCAAGAAGAATCACTCCTTGAAGAAGGCGGTACAGACGGCGTTCCCTCCCCTTTGACGGTTCGAGCGAAAACTGAACTCTTTTAAGCCGTTCGACCGACACTCGGTATCACGCAGGAGCAAACCCCGGAAGAGCGTTTCCACATTCACACTAGGTTTCCATACGTTTTTCAGATTCTTTGCGTAATTCCCGCTGAGGATAGGCTTGTTTGCTTACCGATGGAAGTGCTATATCTGAGCAGCAAGGTCACTCAGTAAGCGCATGGACTTCCATGCACATCCAGGAGGCACTATTTGAGGGTGTGTCATGAAAGAACAACACTCGCCTCAGCTTCACCGAGAGACTGGGCTTCGTTTAGCTGAATGTATTATACCGCACACGCTACCAACGCCGGGAGATGGTATAGGCCTGCCACATTGACTTCTGCATCCGCCGAAGAGTTCACTGTCGGCTTAAAGTGTATGCGTGTTTACGCTCCGGCGATCACGTCCTTTCTTAGCATACCTTATGCATTTAGAGCGCGAAAGATACTAATTCCATAGTGCTTCGAGAGATGTTCTGCCTTTTGGTACCAACAAACTACTAGCGGCTTCGAGATCTCACGCTGCAAGTGGTGCCCTTTTTTACCTGTGTTTGAAGAACGCAGGCGTTATTTACTACGGCTGAGTCATGCTGTATTTCTCTTGCCTATGTTCGCAACATTGGACAACCCGCTGAGAGGGTGCCGGCCTGTAGCGTAATATCCCTTAGACGGTATCGGCACGCAATCACGCAGTCAGCCTCTAAAGGACGCGGAGAACTCGAGAGCATGTAGACGCACCTGCGCACCGTGAATGAAGGGAACACTAATAGTCCGGGCACACTGGTGCATCACTAGTGGCAGACTCAGCAACTGAGATGTGGCCTTGGTATCATTGCGAATTcaagcgcgcagcagccaaCTCTACGGGTCACGCTCATGGAAGGGTACCTGAAACGGTCGATGGAGGAGTGCTGCTGATGAGTCTATTTGCTCTGCAAAGTATTTTATGCAGTCCGATGTTCAGCGCGAGGGTGCACTACTGCGCGACCAGCGAGCGATGAGAGGAGTGTGCATGTGGAACGCACTAGCGACAGGCGGGCCCTGCATGACTCTCCCTGTACGGATCTTTGATGGTTTCAACACATTTTATGTCGATGCAGCGTCTTCATGCTGATGCGGTAGCAGAAGTAAGTTGCCTGCAGGAATGTGCAATGCTGGGAAAAGCCGCGAGCACGGCGCCATGCATGAGGCTACGGCTGTCGCCTACGCTCGACCACCCTGGTGTTGCCACTGACACATAATGGGAACACGATGTGGGGGCCTCAGTGTCTGGACTCAATAACCGTACATCACAACGAGGCAAGCGCTTCCCTCCCATGCTGAATCAAGCCCGACATGTTCCTTCACTTAGCCGCCACTGCTGTGAGGCTACCACTGACCCCGAGAGGACCAGGAATGCTTGAGTGTCCGCACATGCAGACTAGAAAAAAATGTATGTTTCTATACAGCCAAGCGTCAGCACAACTGTATCGGCTGCGAAAACTATATCCTTCCGGATTTGAATCTGTTTAGCCAGAGCAGTCCCGGACCGGGCTCTCGCTATTGGTGCAAGTTAGATGAAACGAGTAATTGTTCAACTGAGAGCACGACCAGCCTGACGAGAACATTTcatgactcgaaatgtagtcagtggatgggtaattattaGGGTATACcgatcttcttgattattacTGGTAGTACTTGGCGCTTAATAACTATTCCGTCatccagcttccaagcaaacatgattaccgcgatattgaaatccaacagttttagctgtcttaagcagtccactggggtggtggtgtactgcagtCATGAAcaacttggttgtctgtctCTCATAACCGGTGTTCGGCCCCGTCGTCTGCTATTGGCTACATCCCTCTTCTCGCCATATGCCTCGCGATATTCGTTATCGTACGGAGGGCCAGCTACAACAATTCTCCGTGGCCTCGTAGAAAATTAACTCCCGTTGCTGTTAACTCTGAAGTTCGTTTGACTTTGACCTCCCTCCGTCGTTTTACGTGTATCACAATGCTGGAAATTAAGGTATCCAGTGTGTGGTGGCATGTTTGTAGCACTGAAGAACAGACGGATATGCGTGAAATGGTTTCGGCACTCAAATTTCTTCGGCATgtcctgcatgcgccagtGGCGAAGACACAACGGAAGCATGCGTCCGTGTGCGGCGAAACAAACTGAGCTCCAACAACCAACCTTTGAGGAGGGAACAGTCTCGTCCCTTTTGCTTCATTTCGACCATTTCCGCGATTCGTTCCGTTTCGTGCTTCTTGGGTCCGTTCCATCACACTGAACAGTCGTCACAAtgtttctctcgcgtctcctccgcatGGAGGTGCCCGTTCCGCATTTCAACAAGGACCGATTTTTCAGAAGGGTGAGTGCTGGGGATTCTGCActttttctcgtctctgTAGACCCTTCGGCGCAGTgccacgcgcgcggaaaCAGCAGAGGGGGGCGTTTCTCACTAGGCTGCGAAGCGGGGccggcgaaaaaaaaaaaaagcccGCGTCGTTCTCCAGCAGGGCGCCCTACCGGCATATCCTTGCTGTGAAGAGCAGAGCCTGAACATCGTGTGATTTTCGGGTGTAAAGAGGGGATCTAAGGTGATAAACAGACTTGGACTCAGCAACTCGGTCACCACCAACTACATCGGGGATAATGACAGACCGAACGTACTCAATGACGCACCGTTCTTCGCTCCACACGTAGAATCGGCTTTGGTGGAAGGATCCGCGGGACGCTTGAACTAAGACATGCagctttttgttttttcatGGGCTTACTACATCTCGCTGATAAGAGGTAGCTTCGTGTCGCGCGATGTGTGAAGTGTAATGAAGCGCGGTACTGTTTTCAAGTggggtcgccggcgcgcctcgcatcCCAAAGCTACGCCGGTCGCCCGTCACGTGCAAAAGTAGAGCTCTGCTCTTCCGTGCGTCGGCGGCACATACGTCTCGCGCTGTCTTCCGTATAAATGCGTCCAAGTTCTCGACTGGGCTGCGCTTGCAGTCACGTATGGTCTGTCATTTCGCTTTGCCATTTTCAGTCCCGCTGCCGATGCCTGGTAGAGAGATAACGACACGGAAAGGATTGAAATTTGATAGGTGAAACCGTGGGGGTGCGTGGGAGCCACCCAATACAAGCTGGTTTTTGTGACAGGGAACGAGGTCACTTCCAGGCTCCGCTCGGCTGTATCCCCTGACTCGGATGTGTGTGGAATTGTCTGTTCAGTTCAACATGATGGAGATGGATCGCGCCCGGTTCTACTACTGGAACTTATTCAGCATTGCCGTTACGGCGCTCCCCATTGCATACATGTTTACGGTAAGTCCGCATCTCCGAGCTGCACGCTGCGTATTTGATTCCCTGTGTTTTTACCAAAATTGGTTATATGCAAACGCCAACCGATAGATGCTGCAGTATACTGCAGCGGTGACGTGCGTATTTTGCCACCGGTTCGCAGCATGTTTTTCTGAGCTTAAGCGGCTAAAGAAATAGTAGCGGAGAACGAAAACTGAGTACAGTATATGCTCTGGCGTGAAATGGTGTCTATACTCACACGTCACTGTGCATGCCACGAGCGAAAGTCCGGTCTTTGCGTCTTTCAAGCTTTGAGATGCGGTCTATACGATGTGCCCCTTTTTGATGCTTTGGCGAACAGTAGTGTGTATGTCCTCCTCGGGTTCAGTTCCCGTGCCTGGAGGAGACACGAAGCTGGAGAATTATGGAAAATGACGTATCGAAAGAAGGCATCACGCATTATGTGGTGCTCGGATCCCTTTTTTTGGTTGGACGAGCGGACTCGGTCGGGTGAATTTCCCGGGAGTGTTCAGAGCTCCAGAAGCACTGTTTGGTTGCTGTCATCGCACAGCAAAGCCAACGCTGTTACGTGTGTTTTGCTCTGTCTGTGGTGCATCAGGCGAACTATCGTTTCTGCGAAGAGTCGGTGATGCTCTCAGAGCGCAGTCAGGGCGGCCAGTTGCCCGCGCAAGTTGATAAGGGTCTGTTCAACTCAGAGAAGCTGGCTCGATGAGTTTGAATGCGATGGCGGCAGGGCATCGTCCACTGATTATCCGAGGTCGAGTGTCACCTGGATCGCGCCTCTCATGTGGCTGAGAGCGACGGGTCGTGTCTTGCTGGAGGGCACACAAGCCGTGCGTGGCTCCTGCGTCGAAACTGGTCAGGCTGACCGCGTGCTGCGGTGCCCCTGCATCCGTGTTTCTGCGCATAAGTTGCCGTCTGACGGGTGTCTGTCCGCCCAAAAGTGTGCTGGCGCACTCGCAACGTCATGCTGTTTCTTTCGTTTACATACCCTCGTCTCTTCCCTGTGTTCCTCAACCGAAGGCATGCTGGTTATTTGTCGCACGTATATAGGGGTCGTCCACGTTGTGCCGCGTACAACATCCCCTGCGTTTGAGGTGTTTGAAGGCTGACTCCGCGTGAGGACAGCGACAAGGCTTTCTAGTTAATCCGGAGACATACTTCGGCGAGTCGACATGCATAGCGTTTCCAGCGCCGGCAGGCATGTGAACAGGCAGATGCCCAACCAAGTCCGACAAAGGATGCTGAGGGGGGGCTCGTTTCTTCCGACGCCGGTACACAGAACACGGAGTCTATCGTCCGGCCCGCGCTTGATCGGTTGGCAGGCCATCACAGCTGGCTCTATCAGTGCAAATCAAGGATTTGCGCTTAACGGACGCTTCGTTTGTTCCGTGTAGACACCAAGCGTAGAGCCTGCAGTTGGCTCCTAGTCACCATTCCCGCTCCCGCATGCCCCCTGTGTCTTTGAGAGAAACCCTAAGAGGATGCTCCACGCAGCCGGAAGACACTCAGAAGGCTTGTATGATGGACAGGGTCGCGGTCACCCTCAGACGGGGGCCGCTAGCGAGGTAGCGTGGTACGTTCTCTCTGAGAGGCGATATTAGATGCTGGAGCTTGCCACCGGCAGCACTGCTTACGGGTGAAATGTGTCGCCCGGCATGCAGGGGCAGATACCTTCCGGCCTTCGACAGGCCGCCGCACCGTGAAACTAAAATTCAGAGTTTGTTATCATCGCCCTGTGCTGGGGGCTGGTGCGTTCGGATGTTGCACTGCACATAATGCATCAGAGTTGCTATGCTCTAGCGCACAGCACGCTCGTGACGCTATGCTGCCTGGGACCATGAGCAAAAAGGATTCGCTATtgggcggcgtctgcttcagTGTGGAGTCAGACGGGTGGATAAAAGGTGTAACACGAAGGCAGAACAACGGAGTGATCCCGCCAGGAGGCGAAAAACGGagcgcggtctccgcgggcATTTATTGACTTATCGGCGGTCATGCAGAAGCCGACGCTGATGTACCGGAGGAGTATTATTACGGGAACTGTTTGAATCTGTGCAGCCGTATGAGTCTTTGCCTGTGATGCAAAAGCGCCCGCTTATTGCTACCACCTTGGAGAGACAGATGGCGGGCAGGACTTGCTCGGCCCATCGAGGTCATAAGAGGGTTGAAAAAACAAGGCGCCAGCTTTTGAGACAGTGACAGCATGGAACGATGATCCCAACTCCATCGCACGGTGACATCTGGTCCTGAATGTCAAACGGAAAACGCAGGACCACCGGAACAACTCAGCAGGCAGTCGAGGCAGTTGTCTGCCGAGACACTCCGCTGGTTGCACATCTCTTTAGAAAGGAGGCCTGGCCCTCAGTAGTTGTGTGGCATGTGGATTTTGTACTTGCATGAACGTCTCCGTCTGCCGAGGTACGAAAACGGTCCCTGAGGGCGATGGGCGGCAAACCGATAAGAGCGGGGGCCCCGGTGTAGCGGATGTCTTCTTTGCTACCCTTAGAAGACTCAGAGTGGAAGTACAAGCATCTCATAAACTTTTGGCTGGGCATTATTCGCGCATAGCGGCCGCCGAGCCAGATCCGTCTATCGCAGCAAGGGACCTCCCGACCCAGATAGTCATAGACTCGTCCGTCCCTGTCAATAGTCAACTGTCGAgggtctgcgcctcctgaaGAAGTCtacacgcacatgcacacgATAACACAAAAAACAAGATTCGTAAAGCATGGTACCGCTGAGCGCAGCTAGGACAAGAAACGTATGAGTAAAATGAGGCTGTTAAGAGTCCTGAACAAGAATATATGGTCGCATTAAACTCAAATGCAATGCGTTCTTAAGCAGGCGGTTTCAGCATTATCATGACAACGGCACTCCTATACAACAGGAAAGATTCCCAGGACTTTGTACCCGTAGCTCACATCTTGATCCAGTGGTGCCCTCTTGACCACCTTTCCGATAGCCCTTGTAAACCagttcctctctcgcggagTGTCCTTCTTCCTGAAGACCTGGCACATTTTGCTAGCTAGCGTTACTCTCTGTGCAAGGCATGAGATGAGGGCTGTTACAAAtggcgccgccagcctgtTCTAAGACTTGGGTGAAACTGAGAACTTCCAGGAGCGCTGCAGCCTGCGAAAGACAGAAATTAGCGTTCGTAGTGTCCTGGGCCTGTCGATTTGCTGGTTATGCAACTGGAGGTCGGCAAACATGCATAGGAAAGAACATAAAGGTATGACAGTTTCGGAGGGTACGACCCAAACGTCGTTCACACGCAATGGACAAAGGAAAATAAATAACCGTCCCTACAGGAGGCTTTCACTGCTCTTCCGACTGACGAGCACAGCC from Besnoitia besnoiti strain Bb-Ger1 chromosome V, whole genome shotgun sequence encodes:
- a CDS encoding hypothetical protein (encoded by transcript BESB_060110) encodes the protein MFLSRLLRMEVPVPHFNKDRFFRRFNMMEMDRARFYYWNLFSIAVTALPIAYMFTANYRFCEESVMLSERSQGGQLPAQVDKGLFNSEKLAR